The proteins below are encoded in one region of Dioscorea cayenensis subsp. rotundata cultivar TDr96_F1 chromosome 18, TDr96_F1_v2_PseudoChromosome.rev07_lg8_w22 25.fasta, whole genome shotgun sequence:
- the LOC120282462 gene encoding 1-aminocyclopropane-1-carboxylate oxidase homolog 3-like, protein MAMSSAMTDRVTALKEFDDTKTGVKGLVDSGITSIPVIFHHPNISLSIPSTTYLSIPTVDLSLSRPIAVDLIRSACRNWGFFQLINHDIPLSTIENTISAVRSFHELPATIRSQHYRRTPGAGVSYFSNLDLFLSEAASWKDTLKITFGPVPPEVDQIPEVCRSELVAWDEQVKEVAKQVMGMMCEGLGVKPARLEDLTCLEGRGLAGQYYPPCPEPDRTFGSAEHTDAVVLTVLIQDKIGGLQVKSLRDESWIDVKPIPGALVVNVGDFLQIISNDEFKSVQHRVIANSTNEPRVSVAVFFNPGSKEDMNLYGPLYELISNEKPACYRNFNMSELVNIFLAKAVGCKSITEHFKHK, encoded by the exons ATGGCTATGTCCTCCGCCATGACTGACCGAGTTACAGCTCTTAAAGAGTTCGACGATACCAAAACCGGAGTCAAAGGACTCGTTGATTCGGGAATCACCTCCATTCCCGTCATATTCCACCACCCAAACATCTCCCTCTCAATCCCCTCCACCACCTATCTCTCAATCCCCACCGTAGATCTTTCCCTCTCACGCCCCATCGCCGTCGATCTCATCCGCTCGGCATGCCGAAACTGGGGCTTCTTTCAGCTCATCAACCACGATATCCCTCTCTCCACCATCGAGAACACAATCTCCGCCGTCCGATCCTTCCACGAGCTCCCAGCAACCATCCGTTCCCAACACTACAGGCGCACGCCCGGTGCCGGCGTCAGCTACTTCTCGAACCTGGACCTGTTCCTTTCGGAGGCAGCGAGCTGGAAAGATACGTTGAAAATCACCTTCGGTCCTGTCCCACCGGAAGTGGACCAGATCCCGGAGGTTTGCAGGTCGGAACTGGTGGCGTGGGACGAGCAGGTGAAGGAGGTGGCGAAGCAAGTGATGGGGATGATGTGTGAAGGGCTCGGGGTGAAACCGGCGAGGCTGGAGGACCTGACGTGCCTGGAAGGGAGAGGGTTAGCGGGACAATACTATCCACCATGCCCGGAGCCTGATCGGACGTTTGGGTCAGCGGAGCACACGGATGCCGTGGTTTTGACTGTTCTGATTCAAGACAAGATTGGTGGGCTTCAGGTGAAGAGCCTCAGGGATGAGTCTTGGATTGATGTGAAACCCATTCCTGGGGCTCTTGTTGTCAACGTTGGTGATTTCCTTCAG ATTATTTCCAATGATGAATTCAAAAGCGTGCAACATCGGGTGATAGCTAACTCTACCAATGAACCAAGAGTATCAGTTGCAGTTTTTTTTAATCCTGGAAGTAAAGAAGACATGAATCTATATGGCCCCTTATATGAGCTGATATCAAATGAAAAACCGGCTTGCTATCGTAATTTTAACATGTCAGAACTTGTCAATATTTTTCTAGCCAAAGCAGTAGGGTGTAAATCCATTACTGAACATTTTAAGCACAAATGA